CAGCTGCGACTTCCAGCTGAAGCTGTGCCCGCAGTCCTCACACGTGTAGCTCCGGGCGCCCGCCAGGGCGTGCCGGGGGTGTCGGGGCGCACCTGGCTTCTGGGGTCTCCCGGAGACGGTCTTCGGGCTCTGCCCACTTGTGTGTGAACGGTGGTGGATCACGAACACGGACTTCCAGTCAAAGCTGAGGCCGCACTGCTCACACGTGTAGGGTGGCTTTCTCTGGGGCAGGGGCCCGACGCCCGTCTGCACCCCGGGAGGGTCCCCCTGAGGCTGGGACTCCGAGGAGCTGGGTAGCACTGCACCAGGGCCCTGGCCCTGCACCCCTGTGGGAAGGGAGGCGAAGCGTCCAGAGCAGGGGGTCCACCCAGCACCGAGCCTGCGCCCACGGGAGAACTGGGGCCACGCCACTTACCTGGGTGGACGCTTCCTGCACCTTGGGGTCCCGTGAGGAGCACCCCGTGATGGGACTCAGCTGCCGTGTCGGTCTGGGGTGCAGGTAACCCTGTTGGAGTGAGGGGCTGTCAGGATGATGGGGCTCCCACAGTGAGATGGGGTGTGCCAGTGGGTGAGGAGAGCCCCTGGCAGGGGAGGGGTGCATGAGGCCGGGGCTCACCCAGGGACACCACCGAGCCGTACTTCTCCAACATCACGTCCCAGTGCAGCTCCTTCTGCGACCGGTTCAGCAGCATCCACTCCTCCTGGGGGCATGAACAGGGGTGTCGCCCAGCACCTCGGGGTGACAGGTAACAGGTGCTGAGCACCTGGAGGTGGGGATGTCTGGGGGGCACAGCCGTGAACAGGGGTGTCGCCCAGCACCTCGGGGTGTGCCGGGGTGACAGGTAACAGGTGCTGAGCACCTGGAGGTGGGGATGTCTGGGGGGCACAGCCGTGAACAGGGGTGTCGCCCAGCACCTCAGGGTGTGCCGGGGTGACAGGTAACAGGTGCTGAGCACCTGGAGGTGGGGatgtctggggggtggggggacagggctCTCAGCTCACCTGGTGGAGGCGCCCGGCCCCCTCGGCCTCCTTCCGGCAGGCTGGGTGAGGGTGAGGACCCTGGGGTGGCCGTGGCTGGCTCACGCCTGGGGTGCCGACAGTGTGCTGTGGGGAGAGGGAAGGCCTGGGGCGTGAGGAGAAACCGGCGTCTCTGGGGGACCCAGCAAAGGCTGGAGGCCCGTGGCCGACTGAAAGGTGAGCCTGGGTGGCAGGGTCCAGCAGGGCCCCTCCACGCTCCCCGCCCGGGCCCCTGGGCACCACCTCCTTGACAGGCACCCTCTGGGGTGGGACCCAGCTGCGGGCAGGGGGCACTGGGAGGGAGAGGCCTTTCCCACCCCACTTCAGGGGCGCCACTGTCTGAGGGAGTTCTGTGCGGCTCTGTGCCCACCCCTCAGTGTCACCTCAGGACGTCTGGGTGAGTCTCTACAGCAGTTTTCACGCACGCCGATGCCCACGTCCTTCCCACCTGAGGGAGAAGCCCCCGGCTTTGCCTCAGTCCCCCAGGATGCCAGGGCACACCGAAACCACCACCTCCAGGCGGCGGAGGGCACAAGAGCGGGAGATCCGGGGAGCAGAACGTGGTGGCTGGCGGCGTCCTCTCCCCACCCGCCCGCTGAGCGGCACTGCTTACGGGCATCTCGGGTGGCTGGGACGTGGAGGACGCCGCTTCCTGGTGTCCCGGCTGCCCCGGCTGCCCTGCAGGGGACGGAGCTGCGGCCGGAGGGTCAGGGTTGGAGAAAGCTGGAAGGGGAGGCAGGCGGGGCTCAGGGCAGGGGAGGAggtgctggggccttgaactccaGACCTCGGCCCACAGCAGGCAGGCCGGCCCTCCGCCCCCTGGGCGCTCAGCCTGGTGGAGAGCAGGGCACGGCTGGCTGTCTCTGCACCCACCTCCGGGCGCCCCGCCCTGGGTGGGGCCGCGCACCCCCGGGGGCTTACCGGGCTCCTGCCCCTTGGCGGCGTCAGGCTCCTCCTTCACCGTGCAGCCCGGCTGGGTGTCCTGCAGCCCCTCTGCCCCCGCGGCCAGGGGGCTTCCCGAGGAGCCCTCCGACTTCTGGGCTGCCGGAAGCGCCTCTCGCCTCAGCACGCGGGCTGTGATCTGAGGGGAAGAAGCGGTCACGGGGGCTCTGCTCTGGTGCCTCCCCAGCGGAGGACACACTCACCCAGCCCAGCAGCGGCTCAGGGTCCTGCCGCAGCCCTTCCACCAGGGCGGCGGCCTCCTCGGGGCTGCCGGGCCGCTGCTCCCGCGCCCAGGCCTGGATCTCGGGCGGCAGGGCGCCCAGGAACTGCTCCAGCACCAGCAGCTCCAGCATCTGCTCCTTGGAGCGCAGCTCGGGGCGCAGCCAGCGGCGGCACAGCTCCCGCAGCCGGGCCAGGGCCTCCCGGGGCCCCGCGGCCTCCTGGTAGCAGAATGTGCGGAAGCACAGGCGAGCCACGTCGGGATCctcggggacggggacggggacggcgACAGGGACGGCGCCGGGGCCCACGGAGGGCTGGTTCTGGCGGCCCAGAGGCGAGAGCATCGTGCTGGGAGTCTGCCCAGAGCCGCCAACAAGGCCCTGCAGAAGAGGAGGGGTCAGAACTAGAGCACTCGGCAGCAGCACCACACCGCAGGCCCGAGCGCTCGCCCGGGGTGACTGAGGCCAGGCGGCCACCTCTTATCGCGTGCGAGGACGTAGGCTACGTAATTAGAACACTACATAATTAGAAcagaatttttaaagaagaaaaaaccaAAGACAGCTCACAGGGTACTGAGCATGCTTTGCTAGGTCGCTGCCTAGGCCCAGGCCTCCGGCCCCACCAACGGGGGAGCTTCGCGAGTGGCccagcaggtctgcgggtgtctgtctccgtTCATCaaaccttctctctgtttcttcctcgcTATCCAGATAAAGAGATAGACTTAACATAAGTGAATTGGCTTCTTTTTGTTTAGCCAGGGCCTCATCTGGCTCAACAAGGACTTAAGCCTTCTGGCCGATGCTTTGACTGGGCGACGCCACAGCGCCGGAGCTCCCCCGTTGGTGGTGCCGGAGGCCTGGGCCTAGGCAGCGACCTAGCAAAGCATGCTCAGTACCCCGTGAGCTGTCTTtggttttttcttctttaaaaattctgTTCTAATTACGTAGTGATCTTCATCTAccggagagagacagccagaaatggagggggaggggacagagacgcctgcagccctgcttcaccactcaggaagctttccgcctgcaggtggggactgggggcttgaacccgggtccttgcgccttgcccttgtgcgctcagccaggtgcgccaccccccggCCCCGGAGCCGTCTCTCTGGCCCAAGCCGATTGTAAATGAGGACGTTTCACAGGACACAAGGAAAAGACGAGCCAGGGGCTGCTCGGGCAGCACCGGGGAACAAGCTGCGCGACTCCCCACGGAGCTATTTCCCCCGCCGCGAAATCGAAATCACCGTGTCTCTggcttagaggcagagagagagacagacacacaaggCGATCCCTCCAGTAAGGTCGGGGCTCGGCTTAACCTGGGTCGCTTCGCACTTGGCAAGGCAGCGCACCCCCCGGGCGAGCCGTTTCACAGACACACACGTCAGGGCTGGGGACACgtcacaggggttctgcaaaaagcccctcctgcctgaggcgctgaggtcccaggttcaatccccagcaccaccgccagccagagctgagcagggctctagtattTCTCTCCGtggctctcataaaaataaaagtattacaaAGTAAAAGCATGATCTTGCATCATGccggtggggccaggcggtggcgcacccggttaagcgctcacacgacagtgcgccaggacccgggttcaagcccccggtccccacctgcaggtggtgaagcagggctgcagctgtctctctgtctctcctcctccacttagtttctctatctctgtccaacagtaaataagtaaaagacttaaaaaaacccCAAGATATCGCACGCTGGGACGCGGCACAGGGCTCCAGCTCTGCCGCTGTTCGCATTTCGAGTCTGATCATCGGAAACCTCGGAGACAGAGCGAGGTTCCTCTTTCTCCAGCTTGTGGTGGAAGGATGCGGCTGGCGGCGGCACAcagggacacgggttcaagccccgccgCGGGGCGGCTGCACGAGAGGcgggcagggctgcgggtgtccgcCTAGCGCAACTCCCCTCTCGACTTCTGCCAATTACTACTgctatttatttactgcatagaggcagccagaaatcaagaaggcaggggcggtggagagggagaggcggACACCTGCGGCCccgcttcagcacttgcaaagcttcccctgcaggtggggcccggagcTCGGACCCGGGGCCCGTGCACGGTGACCTGAGCACGCAAtcaggtgcgacaccacctggccccgaaaagCACTTCGGAAGGTGGAGCCGGGCCCGAGAGGTCGGCGGCGGTCAGGCGGCGACGCCGGGGGCTGCTGGGTGCGAGGAGCCGGCCGGCAGAGCCCGCACCCCAGGCCCGCGGGCCGCCGCACCCGCCCGGGCGCAGGCCCCCAGCTCACCTCCGCAGCGGCCACTTCCGGTCCCCGCCCGGAGCCCCGCCCACCGCGTTACCCAGACGACGGCGCCCCGGCCAATCAGGACCCGGCGCCCAGACCCCCGCCCCAGAACTACACTTCCCGTGAGCCTCCGCGGGAAAGGCGGGAGGGGCGTCCGCAGCTCTCCAGAGTCGCCTCCCGACCGAGCACGCCCCGCGGCCCTCGGCGGGGATAGCAGGCGCCTGGGGTCCGGGGGCGTCGCCACTCGCGGGCGGCCTGCCGTCCTCTGAGAGCGGAGCCCGGGGCTCGGCCACTGCGGAGCCGAGGGCTCGTGAGAATCCGGCGCATGTGTACTCCGTACCCGGCTCCTATTGGCTGGCGGGTGACACCGCGGCCCAATCAGCGGGCGCTCagccaggccccgccccgcgccctTCTCCCCGCCCGCGTCCCCCGCACGGCTCGCGCGGCTGCCATGGCAACGGCCCGAGCGTCCCGGGCGCCGCCGCGGTGCGTGCGCCGGTGGGTGGAGGGGCGCATGCGCGGCGCCGGCCCCAGGTAGTGCGGCTTCCGGGCCTTTCCCGGGCCGGCGGTGAGAGCCCGGTGACAGCggtgaaaagggaaagaaaagcggCAGCCGGGCCGGGCGGCAGCGCAGGGGTgaggcgcacgtggcgccaagcgcagggaccggcgtgaggatcccggttcgagccccggctccccacctgcagggcagcaggtctgcaggcgtctgtctctccccctctctctccatttctctgtcctagccaacaacgacacgaataacaataataataactgcaacaatgatacagcaaccagggcaacaaaaaggggaaaatgtcccccaggagcagtgattcatggtgcaggcaccaagccccggcagtaaccctggaggaaggagaggggaggggaggggaggggagaggagaggagaaaggagaggggaggagaaaggaggggagaggagaggagaggagaggggagaggagaggggaggagaaaggagaggagaggggagaggagaggaaaggagaggagaggggagaggagaggagaaaggagagaagaggggagaggagaggagaaaggaggggagaggggagaggagaggagaggagaggggagaggaggggagaggagaggggagaggagaggagaaagaagaggagaggggagaggagaggtgagaggagaggaggtgagaggagaggaggtgagaggagaggaggtgagaggagaggaggtgagaggagaggagaggagaaaggagaggagaaaggagaggaggtgagaggagaggaggtgagaggaggtgagaggagaggagaaaggagaggaggtgagaggagaggaggtgagaggagaggaggtgagaggagaggagaaaggagaggaggtgagaggagaggaggtgagaggagaggaggtgagaggagaggagaaaggagaggaggtgagaggagaggaggtgagaggagaggaggtgagaggagaggaggtgagaggagaggaggtgagaggagaggagaaaggagaggaggtgagaggagaggaggtgagaggagaggagaaaggagaggtgagaggagaggaggtgagaggagaggaggtgagaggagaggaggtgagaggagaggaggtgagaggagaggaggtgagaggagaggagaaaggagaggaggtgagaggagaggaggaaggaaaggaaggaaggaaggaagggaagcagcagctgaagccctgggttccaggccccggcCCGGCAGCGGGCTGCGTGCGTCTCCCTCCCGTCCTGCCTCTGTGCAGTGATAACTAACGCGGGCCAAGAAAAGTGCATGTTGGAAAGGCCCCGGCGCGGTGGGCAGAGCTCTGGCCTCCCTCGTGGGGTGCCGAGTGCGACCCCGGGCGTGGGCCACAGTGGTGTCTGCAGCTTCCTCCTGAGCGAATAAGTGAAACCTTAAACAAGCAAAAGCCGGAGTCGGGCGGCCGCGCTGCGGgctaagcgcgggtggcgcaaagcgcagggaccggcctgaggatcccggttcgagccccggctccccacctgcaggggggtcgcttcacgggcggtgaagcaggtctgcaggcgtctttctctctctccccgtttgcccctcctctctccatttctctctgtcctgtccaacaacgacatcaataactacaatggtaaaacaaccagggcaacaaaagggaaaatatttattttttaaatatttattctcttattgcccttgttttattgttgtagttattattgttgtcgtcgttgttggctaggacagagagacatggagagaggaggggaagacagagagggggagagaaagacagacacctgcagacctgcttcaccgcctgggaagcgactctcctgcaggtggggagccggggttcgaacctggatccttatgccggtccttgtgctttgcaccacctgcgcttaacctgctgcgctacagcccgactcccaagggaaaatatttcttaaaataaaagttttttaaaaattaggaaaaaaaaattaagactcaATAATAAACCAGTCCAGCCAGAGAGAAGACTGGCGAGTAGCGAGCCTGCACTGCCATGTGAGCACGCAAGCTGGCCCAGGCTGGCGGGGGTGGACCTCCAGGGCTGCCGTGGGCAGAGGCTGGGTGCTCGCAGCGGCTGTTCCCACAGGGTAGGGGTGGAGGGCGGGCACGAAGGACCGTAGGACACCCAGGGCACGACTACAGCAGCGGGAAGGAGGccaagggtggtccgggaggtggcgcagtggataaagcactggactctcaagcacgaggccccaagttcgatccccggcagcacctcTCGGGTCTTATGAATACCTAAATAAAATCCAGAACGGGTAGGAGGCTTGAGGGGGGGCGGGATGAGGTAGCTCGGAGGTGAAGTCAGGAAGGCCATCCGGCAGGCTGCACACAGGGACCACACGGAGCCCCGTCCTCAGAGGCTGCGCGTCCGTGGCGTGGGCTGGGGCGGCTGCGATCAGCTTGGGCCCCTCGCCAAGGAGGACCAGCCCGGGGAAGGCGACGTCAGAGCGATGGCGTGCGGACCCCCGGGCAAGCAGGAGGCCCGTGCCTGGTCTGAACCAGCCTTCCCAGCCGCCTCCCTCCCCGACCGGCACGTGAGGGGTCGCAGGTGTGGCAGGTGCTGGCCCTGCGGTCACGGGGAAGGAAGCGGCTCTCCGCCACCGTTTACTGGGAACGAGTCAGCACCGCACTGGGTTGGGCTGAGCCATTTGAGCTGCCGGTGCCCCTTCCCCAGGCTCCACAGCAGGCAC
The DNA window shown above is from Erinaceus europaeus chromosome 2, mEriEur2.1, whole genome shotgun sequence and carries:
- the ZNF446 gene encoding zinc finger protein 446 isoform X2; protein product: MLSPLGRQNQPSVGPGAVPVAVPVPVPEDPDVARLCFRTFCYQEAAGPREALARLRELCRRWLRPELRSKEQMLELLVLEQFLGALPPEIQAWAREQRPGSPEEAAALVEGLRQDPEPLLGWITARVLRREALPAAQKSEGSSGSPLAAGAEGLQDTQPGCTVKEEPDAAKGQEPAFSNPDPPAAAPSPAGQPGQPGHQEAASSTSQPPEMPVSSAAQRAGGERTPPATTFCSPDLPLLCPPPPGGGGFGVPWHPGGLRQSRGLLPQHTVGTPGVSQPRPPQGPHPHPACRKEAEGAGRLHQEEWMLLNRSQKELHWDVMLEKYGSVVSLGLPAPQTDTAAESHHGVLLTGPQGAGSVHPGVQGQGPGAVLPSSSESQPQGDPPGVQTGVGPLPQRKPPYTCEQCGLSFDWKSVFVIHHRSHTSGQSPKTVSGRPQKPGAPRHPRHALAGARSYTCEDCGHSFSWKSQLVIHRKGHASRQRHVCGDCGRGFDWKSQLVIHRKGHQPEAP
- the ZNF446 gene encoding zinc finger protein 446 isoform X1; protein product: MLSPLGRQNQPSVGPGAVPVAVPVPVPEDPDVARLCFRTFCYQEAAGPREALARLRELCRRWLRPELRSKEQMLELLVLEQFLGALPPEIQAWAREQRPGSPEEAAALVEGLRQDPEPLLGWITARVLRREALPAAQKSEGSSGSPLAAGAEGLQDTQPGCTVKEEPDAAKGQEPAFSNPDPPAAAPSPAGQPGQPGHQEAASSTSQPPEMPVSSAAQRAGGERTPPATTFCSPDLPLLCPPPPGGGGFGVPWHPGGLRQSRGLLPQHTVGTPGVSQPRPPQGPHPHPACRKEAEGAGRLHQEEWMLLNRSQKELHWDVMLEKYGSVVSLAGLPAPQTDTAAESHHGVLLTGPQGAGSVHPGVQGQGPGAVLPSSSESQPQGDPPGVQTGVGPLPQRKPPYTCEQCGLSFDWKSVFVIHHRSHTSGQSPKTVSGRPQKPGAPRHPRHALAGARSYTCEDCGHSFSWKSQLVIHRKGHASRQRHVCGDCGRGFDWKSQLVIHRKGHQPEAP
- the ZNF446 gene encoding zinc finger protein 446 isoform X3 — protein: MLSPLGRQNQPSVGPGAVPVAVPVPVPEDPDVARLCFRTFCYQEAAGPREALARLRELCRRWLRPELRSKEQMLELLVLEQFLGALPPEIQAWAREQRPGSPEEAAALVEGLRQDPEPLLGWITARVLRREALPAAQKSEGSSGSPLAAGAEGLQDTQPGCTVKEEPDAAKGQEPAFSNPDPPAAAPSPAGQPGQPGHQEAASSTSQPPEMPHTVGTPGVSQPRPPQGPHPHPACRKEAEGAGRLHQEEWMLLNRSQKELHWDVMLEKYGSVVSLAGLPAPQTDTAAESHHGVLLTGPQGAGSVHPGVQGQGPGAVLPSSSESQPQGDPPGVQTGVGPLPQRKPPYTCEQCGLSFDWKSVFVIHHRSHTSGQSPKTVSGRPQKPGAPRHPRHALAGARSYTCEDCGHSFSWKSQLVIHRKGHASRQRHVCGDCGRGFDWKSQLVIHRKGHQPEAP